The Rhodobacter sp. CZR27 genome includes a window with the following:
- a CDS encoding ATP-binding protein, whose product MTLRPAGLDAFLDAEFDRVAAMIALAEAVRTGSALPDETAERFQSLSAAVEAARTSGAWAGLLALAPREDLAALTRLDVDLMALALAPVARPALGPRLWSLQPQAGSCWPSLPLIEDLLMLDGGGQIALLVDRLRPTAPLSALGLIRVEGATPAQTVRPAPRLIQTMLGRDAELAPPPGATLSDRRGRWEELVLPEPTLAQLRDLTAWIARGRMLTEDWGAAPARGPLALFSGPSGTGKSFAASVIASALHARTEEPWALYTLDLGRIMSKYVGETEANMNALLSALEGRNALLQIDEADGLLGKRGEVTDARDRYANLEVSHLLARLEDHTGPVILTTNLRANVDTAFLRRFQMVVDFPAPDAAARARLWQVLLPPRAPRAADLDLSRIGEAARLSGGAIRNAATYAAVLAAERDEPLGLPHIARAVWAELNKDARQIRRTEIGFLAEHLEEPC is encoded by the coding sequence ATGACCCTGCGCCCCGCCGGACTGGATGCCTTCCTTGATGCCGAGTTCGACCGGGTGGCGGCGATGATCGCGCTGGCCGAGGCGGTGCGGACCGGCAGCGCCCTGCCCGACGAAACCGCCGAGCGGTTCCAGAGCCTGTCGGCGGCGGTCGAGGCGGCACGGACCTCGGGCGCCTGGGCCGGGCTGCTGGCGCTTGCCCCGCGTGAGGATCTGGCGGCGCTGACCCGTCTCGACGTCGATCTGATGGCGCTGGCACTGGCGCCGGTGGCGCGGCCGGCACTGGGGCCGCGGCTGTGGTCGCTGCAGCCGCAGGCGGGCAGCTGCTGGCCCTCGCTGCCGCTGATCGAGGACCTGTTGATGCTGGACGGCGGAGGTCAGATCGCGCTGCTGGTCGACCGCCTGCGCCCGACCGCGCCGCTCTCGGCGCTCGGGCTGATCCGGGTGGAGGGCGCGACGCCCGCCCAGACCGTCCGGCCCGCGCCGCGGCTGATCCAGACCATGCTGGGCCGCGATGCCGAACTGGCGCCACCGCCCGGTGCCACGCTCTCGGATCGCCGCGGCCGGTGGGAGGAACTGGTGCTGCCCGAGCCGACGCTGGCGCAGCTGCGCGACCTGACCGCCTGGATCGCCCGCGGCCGGATGCTGACCGAGGACTGGGGCGCGGCGCCGGCGCGCGGTCCGCTCGCGCTGTTCTCGGGGCCGTCCGGCACGGGAAAATCCTTCGCCGCCAGCGTGATCGCCTCGGCCCTTCATGCGCGGACGGAAGAGCCTTGGGCGCTCTACACGCTCGACCTCGGCCGGATCATGTCGAAATACGTGGGCGAGACCGAGGCCAACATGAATGCGCTGCTGTCGGCTCTGGAGGGGCGCAACGCGCTCCTGCAGATCGACGAGGCGGACGGGCTGCTGGGCAAGCGCGGCGAGGTGACGGATGCGCGCGACCGCTACGCCAACCTCGAGGTCAGCCACCTGCTCGCCCGCCTGGAAGACCATACCGGCCCGGTGATCCTGACCACCAATCTGCGCGCGAACGTGGATACCGCCTTCCTGCGCCGCTTCCAGATGGTGGTGGACTTCCCCGCCCCTGACGCGGCCGCCCGCGCGCGGCTGTGGCAGGTGCTGCTGCCGCCGCGCGCGCCCCGTGCCGCGGATCTGGACCTGTCCCGCATCGGCGAGGCGGCGCGACTTTCGGGCGGCGCGATCCGCAACGCCGCCACCTATGCCGCCGTGCTTGCGGCCGAGCGGGACGAACCCCTGGGCCTTCCCCACATCGCCCGCGCGGTCTGGGCCGAACTGAACAAGGACGCCCGCCAGATCCGCCGCACCGAGATCGGCTTTCTGGCCGAGCATCTGGAGGAGCCATGCTGA
- a CDS encoding phage tail protein, protein MPAPMFPANAHRYDPYRTFKFQVVIAGRSVAGLSKMGALKKTTEVVNWRSAGDPSHQRAIPGGTKFENVTLEQGLSHDEVFEEWANSVNNVAEGDAGMSLVKYRRDVVINVLNLQGVPAISYKLRRAWVSEFQALPEFDANNMNTVGIQSITIAYEGFVRDRAVAEPAES, encoded by the coding sequence ATGCCCGCTCCGATGTTTCCCGCCAACGCCCACCGCTACGATCCCTACCGCACCTTCAAGTTCCAGGTGGTGATCGCGGGCCGCTCCGTCGCCGGCCTGTCCAAGATGGGCGCGCTGAAGAAGACGACCGAGGTCGTGAACTGGCGCTCGGCCGGCGATCCCTCGCACCAGCGCGCGATCCCCGGCGGCACCAAGTTCGAGAACGTGACGCTGGAGCAGGGCCTGAGCCACGACGAGGTGTTCGAGGAATGGGCCAATTCCGTGAACAACGTGGCCGAGGGCGACGCCGGCATGAGCCTGGTGAAATACCGCCGCGACGTGGTGATCAACGTGCTGAACCTGCAGGGGGTGCCCGCGATCTCCTACAAGCTGCGCCGTGCCTGGGTCAGCGAGTTCCAGGCCCTGCCGGAGTTCGACGCCAACAACATGAACACGGTCGGCATCCAGTCGATCACGATCGCCTACGAAGGCTTCGTGCGCGACCGCGCCGTGGCCGAGCCCGCGGAGAGTTGA
- a CDS encoding GPW/gp25 family protein has product MTDRPATALPRVRYMAFPFRMERTGAATATRFDHIRQQVEQVLFTSPGERVFRPEFGFGARRHVFEPNAAALWDYAQNRLYGALAEALAGEVDPRTIRVEIGAPADRPEVLLVRIAYIVAALQKEEVHDFAL; this is encoded by the coding sequence ATGACCGACCGTCCCGCCACAGCCCTGCCCCGGGTGCGCTACATGGCCTTTCCGTTCCGGATGGAGCGGACGGGGGCGGCCACCGCCACCCGCTTCGACCACATCCGCCAGCAGGTCGAGCAGGTGCTGTTCACCTCGCCGGGAGAGCGGGTGTTCCGCCCGGAATTCGGCTTCGGCGCCCGGCGGCACGTCTTCGAGCCGAATGCCGCGGCGCTGTGGGATTACGCGCAGAACCGGCTTTACGGCGCGCTGGCCGAGGCGCTGGCGGGCGAGGTCGACCCCAGGACCATCCGCGTCGAGATCGGCGCCCCGGCCGACCGGCCCGAGGTGCTGCTGGTGCGGATCGCCTATATCGTCGCCGCCCTGCAGAAGGAGGAGGTGCATGACTTCGCCCTCTGA
- a CDS encoding ABC transporter substrate-binding protein yields MRRFILLSTALAGFALPAAADEIAVLGWGGAYTVSQVEAYHKPFTAKTGTTVVSVDTDNPATPIKAQVESGNVTTDVASVEYADAVRLCDEGLLEQIDPAMLAPAPDGSPATDDFLPGSIADCFVATDVFSTVMAYDKSKFAEGAAPAKLADFFDLEKFPGKRGMRKSAKVNLEMALLADGVPAAEVYDLLGTPEGIDRAFKKLDTIKDQIVWWEAGAQPPQLLADGEVAMTIAYNGRIFNAAISENKPFEIVWDGQVYEFEGWVIPKGAPNLDKAKEFVTFSTGSEPLANAAEWISYGPPRKSSAPLVGMYQDGKTEMGPHLPTSPENMSNALASDYEFWVDRDTELNERFNAWLAS; encoded by the coding sequence GTGAGGCGCTTTATCCTTCTGTCCACCGCTCTGGCAGGCTTCGCCCTGCCTGCCGCGGCCGACGAGATTGCGGTCCTCGGCTGGGGCGGAGCCTATACCGTCAGCCAGGTGGAGGCCTATCACAAGCCCTTCACGGCCAAGACCGGCACCACGGTCGTCTCGGTGGATACCGACAACCCGGCCACGCCGATCAAGGCGCAGGTGGAGTCGGGCAACGTGACGACCGATGTCGCCAGCGTGGAATATGCCGATGCCGTGCGGCTCTGCGACGAGGGCCTGCTCGAGCAGATCGACCCGGCCATGCTGGCGCCCGCGCCGGACGGCTCGCCCGCGACCGACGACTTCCTGCCGGGCTCCATAGCCGACTGCTTCGTGGCGACGGACGTGTTCTCGACCGTGATGGCCTACGACAAGAGCAAGTTCGCCGAGGGCGCGGCCCCCGCGAAACTGGCCGACTTCTTCGATCTCGAGAAGTTCCCCGGCAAGCGCGGCATGCGCAAGTCGGCCAAGGTCAACCTCGAGATGGCGCTGCTGGCCGATGGCGTCCCCGCCGCCGAGGTCTATGACCTGCTCGGCACGCCCGAGGGCATCGACCGCGCGTTCAAGAAGCTCGATACGATCAAGGACCAGATCGTGTGGTGGGAAGCCGGCGCCCAGCCGCCGCAGCTTCTGGCCGATGGCGAGGTCGCGATGACCATCGCCTACAACGGCCGGATCTTCAACGCCGCGATCTCCGAGAACAAGCCGTTCGAGATCGTCTGGGACGGACAGGTCTACGAGTTCGAGGGCTGGGTGATCCCGAAGGGCGCCCCCAACCTGGACAAGGCCAAGGAGTTCGTGACCTTCTCGACCGGATCCGAGCCACTGGCCAATGCCGCCGAATGGATCAGCTACGGGCCGCCGCGAAAATCCTCGGCGCCGCTCGTGGGCATGTATCAGGACGGCAAGACCGAGATGGGCCCGCACCTGCCGACGAGCCCCGAGAACATGTCCAACGCGCTGGCGTCGGACTACGAGTTCTGGGTGGATCGCGACACGGAACTCAACGAGCGGTTCAACGCCTGGCTCGCAAGCTGA
- a CDS encoding sigma-54-dependent Fis family transcriptional regulator, which produces MTDARSDRPAAPSADYDHGATMRAWENLLSGVAAEGPAAGVRPEILASWQRCRKVGTDARACEAPLHSCEETLRERLQGAQELLEAATDTLDQLGRLLEGAGAMLLLCDASSMVIRAIGDARTRDQGREINLEVGGTWDEAVIGTNGIGTAIREERPTFVHASEHFCAGIKGWSCAAAPIRDPFGFGTVGAIDLSGGPSIFRPHNLALVAAAARDIEARLAERRRQERERLLEAFIDTSAGRGPEDGVVILDRMGRVAFSRNIAPEAQDATGPLRLGHMLVDLKRLSSDSQIAAALPPMLRPSGISRLILDGEQRGTVLHLPRPRVVSAPRPVAAVASLIPPRAGTGEAPLPIIGQSGEFLNALDLARRAAEAGASILIQGETGTGKELFARLVHASFVARKADAPFITMNCGAISVELVASELFGHVAGAFTGAMRDGRPGKFELAHGGVLCLDEIGEMPLDIQPYLLRVLEQRAIYRVGDSRRRPVDVQVVAMTNRDLMDDVSAGTFRRDLYYRISTVTIEVPPLRARRGDVPLLIAHFNEAAARRMGRAPLRFSDEAMALLDGWDWPGNVRELRNLCDRLHVFLRGEDVRATDLPESIRRGPARPGPRSEDLSLDEVEEAAIRRAFAAAEGNVTRVAAMLGISRPTLYRKMRHYGIRRTYE; this is translated from the coding sequence ATGACTGACGCCCGAAGCGACCGCCCGGCGGCGCCGTCGGCCGATTATGACCACGGCGCCACGATGCGCGCCTGGGAAAACCTGCTCAGCGGCGTCGCGGCCGAGGGGCCGGCCGCCGGCGTCCGGCCGGAGATCCTCGCCTCGTGGCAGCGCTGCCGCAAGGTCGGAACCGACGCGCGGGCCTGCGAGGCGCCGCTGCACTCCTGCGAGGAGACGCTGCGCGAACGGTTGCAGGGCGCGCAGGAACTGCTGGAGGCCGCGACCGACACGCTCGACCAGCTGGGCCGCCTGCTGGAGGGGGCGGGGGCGATGCTGCTGCTCTGCGACGCCTCCAGCATGGTGATCCGCGCCATCGGCGATGCGCGCACGCGCGACCAGGGCCGCGAGATCAACCTCGAGGTCGGCGGGACCTGGGACGAGGCGGTGATCGGCACCAACGGCATCGGCACCGCGATCCGCGAGGAGCGGCCCACCTTCGTGCATGCCTCCGAGCATTTCTGCGCCGGCATCAAGGGCTGGAGCTGCGCCGCCGCTCCGATCCGCGATCCGTTCGGCTTCGGCACGGTGGGGGCGATCGACCTTTCGGGCGGCCCCTCGATCTTCCGGCCGCACAACCTGGCGCTGGTGGCGGCGGCGGCGCGTGACATCGAGGCGCGCCTGGCCGAGCGCCGCCGGCAGGAGCGCGAGCGCCTGCTGGAGGCCTTCATCGACACGAGCGCCGGACGCGGTCCCGAAGACGGCGTCGTGATCCTCGACCGCATGGGGCGGGTCGCCTTCAGCCGCAACATCGCGCCCGAGGCGCAGGATGCCACAGGTCCGCTCCGCCTCGGTCACATGCTCGTCGACCTGAAGCGGCTGTCAAGCGACAGCCAGATCGCGGCTGCCCTGCCGCCGATGCTGCGGCCCAGCGGGATCAGCCGGCTGATCCTAGATGGCGAGCAGCGCGGCACGGTGCTGCATCTGCCGCGGCCCCGCGTCGTCTCCGCGCCGCGTCCGGTCGCGGCGGTGGCGAGCCTGATCCCGCCGCGCGCCGGCACCGGCGAGGCCCCGCTGCCCATCATCGGCCAGAGCGGCGAGTTCCTGAACGCGCTCGACCTTGCCCGGCGGGCGGCGGAGGCGGGCGCCTCGATCCTGATCCAGGGCGAGACGGGAACCGGCAAGGAGCTTTTCGCACGCCTCGTCCACGCCTCCTTCGTGGCGCGCAAGGCGGATGCGCCGTTCATCACGATGAACTGCGGCGCGATCTCGGTCGAACTGGTGGCGTCCGAGCTGTTCGGCCATGTCGCGGGCGCCTTCACCGGAGCGATGCGCGACGGGCGGCCCGGCAAGTTCGAGCTGGCGCATGGCGGGGTGCTCTGCCTCGACGAGATCGGCGAGATGCCGCTGGACATCCAGCCCTATCTGCTGCGCGTGCTGGAGCAGCGGGCGATCTACCGTGTCGGCGACAGCCGGCGGCGGCCGGTGGACGTGCAGGTGGTCGCGATGACCAACCGCGACCTGATGGACGATGTCTCGGCCGGCACCTTCCGCCGCGACCTCTATTACCGGATCAGCACCGTGACAATCGAGGTGCCGCCGCTGCGCGCGCGTCGGGGCGACGTGCCGCTGCTGATCGCGCATTTCAACGAGGCCGCCGCGCGGCGGATGGGCCGGGCGCCGCTGCGGTTCTCGGACGAGGCGATGGCCCTTCTGGATGGCTGGGACTGGCCGGGCAACGTGCGGGAGTTGCGCAACCTCTGCGACCGGCTGCATGTCTTCCTGCGCGGCGAGGATGTGCGCGCGACGGACCTGCCGGAGTCGATCCGCCGCGGTCCCGCACGGCCCGGCCCGCGGTCCGAGGATCTGAGCCTTGACGAGGTGGAGGAGGCCGCAATCCGCCGGGCCTTCGCCGCCGCCGAGGGCAACGTGACGCGCGTGGCGGCCATGCTCGGGATCTCGCGGCCGACGCTCTACCGCAAGATGCGCCATTACGGCATCCGCCGGACCTACGAGTGA
- a CDS encoding Pvc16 family protein: MALPVSSLSVAIQGFADFLDTRFGEEVVISLDAPQRAQETAKGGEKSLLNIFVYRLAPSGFHAAAGSGDPLFVRAHVLLTCFPAGQGDPPADTDLRVLGHAMSVLQSFPVIPVVLPGAVPAGTPADDFRRREHVLYRIEATLQPVTMEEMNHIWTTQGGELAYRLSCGYELALIPVEPLSPREAAPPARAAVLDISPSPVPVLAADGTLAYGAEARAFPLAGATAPPADWLPVQLFRSGEGLGSTTTVPAGTATVEVALAGPLGGRAALTVAWLRAGGASETQAPQAFTIAAQRIDDPAAAVTLALQGAAGGDRATITAEPAANDGTPLPGSATGNVLTLTVGS, from the coding sequence ATGGCGCTGCCGGTCTCCTCGCTGTCGGTCGCGATCCAGGGCTTCGCGGATTTCCTCGACACCCGCTTCGGCGAGGAGGTGGTGATCTCGCTCGACGCGCCGCAACGCGCGCAGGAGACGGCGAAGGGCGGCGAGAAAAGCCTGCTCAACATCTTCGTCTATCGGCTTGCGCCCTCGGGCTTCCATGCCGCCGCGGGCTCGGGCGATCCGTTGTTCGTGCGGGCGCATGTGCTGCTGACCTGCTTCCCCGCCGGTCAGGGCGATCCGCCGGCCGATACCGATCTGCGCGTCCTGGGTCACGCCATGTCGGTGCTGCAGAGCTTCCCGGTGATCCCGGTCGTCCTGCCCGGCGCTGTGCCCGCGGGCACGCCCGCCGATGACTTCCGCCGGCGCGAGCATGTCCTCTACCGGATCGAGGCGACGCTGCAGCCGGTGACGATGGAAGAGATGAACCACATCTGGACCACGCAGGGCGGCGAACTGGCCTATCGCCTCTCCTGCGGCTACGAGCTGGCGCTGATCCCGGTGGAGCCGCTCAGCCCGCGCGAAGCCGCTCCGCCGGCTCGGGCGGCGGTCCTCGACATCTCGCCCTCTCCGGTGCCGGTGCTGGCGGCGGACGGAACGCTGGCCTATGGGGCGGAGGCGCGGGCCTTCCCGCTGGCGGGCGCCACGGCGCCGCCGGCCGACTGGCTGCCGGTCCAGCTGTTCCGCAGTGGCGAAGGCCTCGGCTCGACGACGACGGTGCCGGCCGGGACGGCCACGGTCGAGGTGGCGCTGGCCGGTCCGCTGGGCGGGCGGGCCGCGCTGACCGTCGCGTGGCTCCGGGCCGGCGGCGCATCGGAGACGCAGGCGCCGCAGGCATTCACTATCGCCGCGCAGCGCATCGACGATCCGGCCGCGGCGGTGACGCTTGCGCTTCAGGGTGCCGCGGGCGGGGACCGGGCAACCATCACCGCCGAGCCCGCGGCCAACGACGGCACCCCTCTGCCCGGCTCTGCCACGGGCAACGTGCTGACCCTGACGGTGGGGTCGTGA
- a CDS encoding phage late control D family protein, with product MSLLATLLDPGFRQAASVLVTVGTDGRDLGPLADLVSLIEIRTARTEAATGTITIDDRRQEDGRWMAADAGLFARWEPVTVTADFGTHSEEVFRGHIVELKPQMPQNGGEAKLVLELQDEGAALNREHMRRLWGEDAPVSDGDILSELIAPLNLSVASGSGEGQSSRTLAMDATPTAFLRERARANGYEIIFSRGEVWFGPMRLDATPQATIMIYAGTATNCLSFTVSDEAQKPDAVTFETAPREEGADPVVETVTPDLPLLGTTAVADEGAGLGTPAIARLSREGDETEEETRARAQALVNEASFRIRATGELDGTLYGHVLQVGLPVRVDGAGERNGGLYYVDKVSHAFTPDGYRQRFELIRNATGDSDSLGGAPLSKALSAIAGLF from the coding sequence ATGTCGCTGCTCGCCACCCTTCTCGATCCCGGCTTCCGGCAGGCGGCCTCCGTTCTGGTCACGGTTGGCACGGACGGGCGCGACCTCGGGCCGCTGGCCGATCTGGTCAGCCTGATCGAGATCCGCACCGCCCGAACCGAGGCCGCGACCGGCACCATCACAATCGACGATCGCCGACAGGAGGACGGGCGCTGGATGGCGGCCGACGCAGGCCTGTTCGCGCGATGGGAGCCGGTGACGGTCACCGCCGACTTCGGCACCCATTCCGAGGAGGTGTTCCGCGGCCACATCGTCGAGCTGAAGCCGCAGATGCCGCAGAACGGCGGCGAGGCGAAGCTGGTGCTGGAGTTGCAGGACGAGGGCGCGGCGCTGAACCGCGAGCACATGCGCAGGCTCTGGGGCGAGGATGCGCCGGTGTCGGACGGCGACATCCTGTCGGAGCTGATCGCGCCGCTGAACCTGTCCGTGGCAAGCGGATCGGGCGAGGGCCAGTCCTCGCGGACGCTGGCGATGGACGCCACCCCCACCGCCTTCCTGCGCGAACGTGCCCGCGCCAACGGCTACGAGATCATCTTTTCGCGTGGCGAGGTCTGGTTCGGGCCGATGCGGCTCGACGCCACGCCGCAGGCCACGATCATGATCTACGCTGGCACGGCGACCAACTGCCTCTCGTTCACCGTCTCGGACGAGGCGCAGAAGCCCGATGCCGTGACCTTCGAGACCGCCCCGCGCGAGGAAGGCGCGGACCCGGTGGTCGAGACCGTGACGCCGGACCTGCCGCTGCTGGGCACGACCGCTGTGGCCGACGAGGGCGCGGGGCTGGGCACGCCCGCCATCGCCCGCCTCTCTCGCGAGGGGGACGAGACCGAGGAGGAGACCCGGGCCCGCGCGCAGGCGCTGGTGAACGAGGCCAGCTTCCGCATCCGCGCCACCGGCGAGCTTGACGGCACGCTTTACGGTCACGTCCTGCAGGTCGGCCTGCCGGTGCGCGTGGATGGCGCGGGCGAGCGCAACGGCGGGCTCTACTACGTCGACAAGGTCAGCCACGCCTTCACCCCCGACGGCTACCGCCAGCGGTTCGAGCTGATCCGCAACGCCACCGGCGACAGCGACTCGCTGGGGGGCGCGCCGCTGTCCAAGGCGCTTTCCGCCATCGCCGGCCTGTTCTGA
- a CDS encoding phage tail sheath subtilisin-like domain-containing protein, whose product MYQHPGVYIEHVTSNALAIEAASTSVTAFVGRTRRGARVTASGGDPVFVTSLDQYARAFGPAGGGLGGIRNDDQSADAMGHAVNLYFANGGTKAYIVPVGEDAGTAATASIAFKDGSANRKLTLTANSPGVWANKLLARLEVGDLAGEYRLRIGLQTSASLAETDLAKKAIGTELEVIPGLTTKTGTTGFFDQRVALLSGLVTARLEDGTAGTDPPLNAVLDTGTDPKAPKTTDYTAAFERLRDYRDISIVLLPGQVYKTGTDGATAYDAALTHAEYMQNRLVIIDADAKGSLKTPKDVADAKLPTSPYAVLYHPHLLVANPYHDPDTAANLPRTFEIGPSAAAAGIWARIDATRGVWKAPAGLEATVRGTLGPTILIGNEVQDNLNEWGVNCLRAIIGPTVIWGARTLATKARPQFRYVPVRRTQSMIGESLYRALQAVVFEPNDHKLWGALRASVGDFMDGLHRSGAFQGEKSSDAWFVRCGLGSTMTQGDVDAGIVRVVVGFAPLKPAEFVVVEIQQKVGQSN is encoded by the coding sequence ATGTATCAGCACCCCGGCGTCTATATCGAGCACGTCACCTCGAACGCCCTCGCCATCGAGGCGGCCTCGACCTCGGTGACCGCCTTCGTCGGCCGCACGCGGCGCGGCGCGCGGGTGACCGCCTCGGGCGGCGATCCGGTCTTCGTGACCTCGCTCGACCAGTATGCCCGGGCCTTCGGCCCGGCCGGAGGCGGCCTCGGCGGCATCCGCAACGACGACCAGAGCGCGGATGCCATGGGCCATGCCGTGAACCTGTACTTCGCCAATGGCGGGACCAAGGCCTATATCGTGCCGGTCGGCGAGGATGCGGGGACCGCCGCCACCGCCTCGATCGCATTCAAGGACGGCTCGGCCAACCGCAAGCTGACGCTGACGGCCAACTCCCCCGGCGTCTGGGCCAACAAGCTGCTCGCGCGCCTCGAGGTCGGCGATCTGGCGGGAGAGTATCGCCTGCGGATCGGCCTGCAGACCTCAGCGAGCCTCGCCGAGACCGATCTGGCGAAGAAGGCGATCGGCACCGAACTCGAGGTGATCCCGGGCCTGACCACGAAGACAGGCACCACCGGCTTCTTCGATCAGCGCGTGGCGCTGCTCTCGGGTCTGGTGACGGCCAGGCTCGAGGACGGCACGGCCGGGACCGATCCGCCACTGAATGCCGTGCTCGACACCGGCACCGACCCGAAGGCGCCGAAGACCACCGACTACACGGCGGCCTTCGAGCGGCTGCGCGATTACCGCGACATCTCGATCGTGCTGCTGCCGGGGCAGGTCTACAAGACCGGCACCGATGGGGCGACGGCCTATGACGCGGCGCTGACCCATGCCGAATACATGCAGAACCGGCTGGTGATCATCGATGCCGACGCGAAGGGCAGCCTGAAGACCCCGAAGGACGTCGCGGATGCGAAGCTGCCCACCTCGCCCTATGCGGTGCTCTATCACCCCCACCTGCTGGTCGCGAACCCCTACCACGACCCCGACACCGCCGCGAACCTGCCCCGGACCTTCGAGATCGGCCCCTCGGCCGCGGCGGCCGGGATCTGGGCGCGCATCGACGCCACGCGCGGGGTGTGGAAGGCGCCGGCGGGGCTTGAGGCGACGGTGCGCGGCACGCTCGGGCCGACGATCCTGATCGGTAACGAGGTGCAGGACAACCTCAACGAATGGGGGGTGAACTGCCTGCGCGCCATCATCGGGCCGACCGTGATCTGGGGTGCGCGGACGCTGGCCACCAAGGCGCGGCCGCAGTTCCGCTATGTCCCGGTGCGCCGCACCCAGAGCATGATCGGCGAAAGCCTCTACCGCGCGCTGCAGGCCGTGGTGTTCGAGCCGAACGACCACAAGCTCTGGGGCGCGCTGCGTGCGAGCGTGGGCGACTTCATGGACGGGCTGCACCGCTCGGGCGCCTTCCAGGGCGAAAAGTCCTCGGATGCGTGGTTCGTGCGCTGCGGGCTGGGCAGCACCATGACGCAGGGCGACGTCGATGCCGGCATCGTCCGGGTGGTGGTGGGCTTCGCGCCGCTGAAGCCGGCCGAGTTCGTCGTGGTCGAGATCCAGCAGAAGGTCGGCCAGTCGAACTGA
- a CDS encoding phage baseplate assembly protein V gives MDEFVNALDRTVRQQRTKYWGKYRAFVQDNADPEALGRIRLTIPSVLGEAASAWALPCVPYGGGQDFGMLAIPPVGAQVLAEFLEGDISSPVWVGTFWRQASELPAESAGKPEVKILKTETGHRIVLDDTEGSETVTIHSKAEAEIVMDKDGAILLTDSSGGKVTLDAQGSTLTVEDANGNSITLSSTGIACKDANGNEITTSGSGVTIKSSATINIEGSQVTVAGAGGEPLIKGTTFLSMFNTHVHNATSIGAPTSPPIVPLTPSVLTTKSTAQ, from the coding sequence ATGGACGAATTCGTCAATGCCCTCGACCGCACCGTCCGCCAGCAGCGCACGAAATACTGGGGCAAGTACCGCGCCTTCGTGCAGGACAATGCCGACCCGGAGGCGCTGGGCCGCATCCGGCTGACCATCCCTTCCGTGCTGGGCGAGGCGGCCAGCGCCTGGGCGCTGCCTTGCGTGCCCTATGGCGGCGGACAGGATTTCGGAATGCTGGCAATCCCCCCGGTCGGCGCGCAGGTGCTGGCCGAATTCCTGGAAGGCGACATCTCCTCGCCGGTCTGGGTCGGCACCTTCTGGCGGCAGGCGAGCGAACTGCCCGCCGAAAGCGCCGGCAAGCCCGAGGTCAAGATCCTCAAGACCGAGACCGGCCACCGCATCGTGCTGGACGACACCGAAGGCTCCGAGACCGTGACGATCCATTCGAAGGCCGAGGCCGAGATCGTCATGGACAAGGACGGCGCCATCCTGCTCACCGACAGTTCCGGCGGCAAGGTCACGCTGGATGCCCAGGGCTCGACGCTCACGGTCGAGGATGCGAACGGCAATTCGATCACGCTGTCCTCGACCGGGATCGCCTGCAAGGATGCCAACGGCAACGAGATCACGACCAGCGGATCGGGCGTCACGATCAAGTCCTCGGCCACGATCAACATCGAGGGCTCGCAGGTGACGGTGGCGGGCGCCGGCGGCGAGCCGCTGATCAAGGGCACCACGTTCCTGTCGATGTTCAACACCCATGTCCACAACGCCACCTCGATCGGCGCGCCCACCAGCCCGCCGATCGTGCCGCTGACGCCCTCCGTCCTCACCACGAAATCGACCGCGCAATGA